In the Quercus lobata isolate SW786 chromosome 5, ValleyOak3.0 Primary Assembly, whole genome shotgun sequence genome, one interval contains:
- the LOC115988444 gene encoding probable E3 ubiquitin-protein ligase RNF217, protein MAQESASPKFTCVDDVYSSAVFDEEEAWIFFDVMDEKCAEELQLQEALMGCVIDSRLVNKKASSSLQLPSSPKIQAILPTPEAEPTKEAGESSHGFCEICVERKDRDEMFKIESCVHSFCSDCIGKHVTTKIQESITVVTCPGLDCKGTIELDACRAVLPKDVLDRWGEALCEELFGSQRFYCPYKDCSAMLLNDNEEGEVFRESECPFCHRLFCAQCSVPWHSGVDCEAFQRPNEDEKERDDLIFRELAKEKKWRSCPHCKYYVERTEGCLHMTCRCAFQFCYGCGAQWTNDHGGCQRD, encoded by the exons ATGGCACAAGAATCAGCCTCTCCCAAGTTTACGTGTGTGGATGATGTTTACTCCTCAGCAGTTTTTGATGAGGAAGAAGCTTGGATTTTTTTCGATGTAATGGATGAAAAGTGTGCAGAAGAGTTGCAGCTCCAAGAGGCTCTTATGGGCTGTGTGATCGATTCCCGATTGGTCAACAAGAAAGCCTCATCCTCATTGCAATTACCATCATCACCAAAAATACAAGCAATTCTTCCAACCCCAGAAGCAGAGCCTACAAAAGAAGCTGGAGAATCATCGCATGGCTTCTGTGAGATTTGTGTGGAAAGGAAAGATAGAGACGAAATGTTCAAAATTGAGAGCTGTGTTCACTCATTTTGCTCTGATTGCATTGGCAAACATGTTACCACAAAGATCCAAGAGAGCATAACCGTTGTTACTTGCCCTGGATTGGACTGCAAGGGTACCATAGAACTCGATGCTTGCAGGGCAGTGCTTCCCAAAGACGTGTTGGACAGGTGGGGCGAGGCGCTATGTGAAGAGCTGTTTGGTTCCCAGAGGTTTTATTGTCCTTACAAGGATTGTTCAGCAATGTTGCTGAATGATAATGAAGAAGGAGAAGTTTTTAGGGAGTCAGAGTGTCCATTCTGCCATAGATTGTTCTGTGCACAGTGTTCTGTGCCGTGGCATTCAGGGGTGGATTGTGAAGCGTTTCAGAGACCGAATGAggatgagaaagagagggatGATCTTATTTTCAGGGAACTTGCTAAGGAGAAGAAATGGAGGAGTTGTCCCCATTGCAAATATTATGTGGAAAGGACTGAAGGTTGTTTACATATGACTTGCAG GTGTGCGTTCCAGTTTTGCTATGGATGTGGAGCTCAGTGGACTAACGATCATGGTGGTTGCCAGAGAGATTAA
- the LOC115992434 gene encoding COBRA-like protein 1 isoform X1 — MMSIIFKFIISLLFFLSCNSFTSTEAYDALDPNGNITIKWDIISWTPDGYVAVVTIYNFQAYRHIQTPGWTLGWTWAKKEIIWSMTGGQATDQGDCSRFKTNIPHCCKKTPKIVDLLPGTPYNQQIANCCKGGVLSSWVQDPANAAGSFQLSVGSAGTSNKTVRVPKNFTLKAPGPGYTCGPAKVVRPTKFITADKRRATQALMTWNVTCTYSQFLAQKAPTCCVSLSAFYNDTIVQCPKCACGCQNNITQPGSCVEAGSPYLASVVSGSSKNSYTPLVQCTSHMCPIRVHWHVKLNYKEYWRVKITVTNFDYRMNYSDWNIVVQHPNFSNLTQTFSFDYKSLTPYGDINDTAMLWGIKFYNDFLMQAGPLGNVQSEVLFRKDATFTFDKGWAFPRRVYFNGDNCVMPPPDAYPWSPNASSQQHISLLTIVMTLLSTLTFMFAYA, encoded by the exons ATGATGAGCATCATCTTCAAATTCATCATTTcgcttctttttttcctttcatgcAATAGCTTCACTTCAACAG AAGCCTATGACGCACTTGACCCAAATGGAAATATCACAATCAAATGGGATATAATTAGCTGGACTCCTGATGGCTATGTT GCAGTAGTCACAATATACAACTTCCAGGCATATCGTCACATTCAAACACCGGGGTGGACACTGGGGTGGACGTGGGCAAAGAAGGAGATAATATGGAGCATGACAGGAGGCCAAGCCACAGACCAAGGGGATTGTTCTCGATTTAAAACGAACATCCCACATTGCTGTAAGAAAACCCCAAAGATTGTGGATCTATTGCCTGGAACACCTTACAACCAGCAGATTGCAAATTGTTGCAAAGGGGGTGTACTCAGCTCATGGGTGCAAGATCCAGCTAATGCGGCAGGTTCATTTCAGCTCAGCGTTGGTTCAGCTGGAACCTCCAACAAAACAGTCAGAGTGCCTAAAAACTTCACTCTGAAAGCTCCAGGACCTGGTTATACATGTGGACCTGCAAAAGTTGTTAGACCCACTAAATTTATTACAGCAGATAAAAGGAGAGCCACACAAGCTTTGA TGACATGGAATGTTACATGCACATATTCGCAATTTCTAGCTCAAAAAGCTCCTACTTGCTGTGTCTCACTCTCAGCCTTCTATAATGACACAATAGTACAGTGCCCAAAATGTGCATGTGGTTGCCAAAACAACATAACCCAGCCAGGGAGCTGTGTTGA GGCAGGTTCGCCATATCTAGCTTCAGTTGTTTCCGGTTCTAGCAAGAACAGCTATACGCCTCTGGTTCAATGTACAAGTCATATGTGCCCAATCCGAGTCCACTGGCATGTTAAGCTTAACTATAAAGAATACTGGCGGGTGAAGATCACAGTTACAAACTTCGATTACAGGATGAACTATTCAGATTGGAACATAGTTGTTCAACACcccaattttagcaatttgacCCAGACTTTCAGCTTTGACTACAAGTCATTAACACCTTATGGAGATATCA ATGATACTGCCATGCTATGGGGAATTAAGTTCTACAACGATTTTCTCATGCAAGCTGGCCCTCTTGGTAATGTTCAGTCAGAGGTACTTTTTCGGAAGGATGCGACTTTCACTTTTGACAAGGGTTGGGCTTTCCCTCGAAGGGTTTATTTCAACGGTGATAATTGCGTCATGCCACCTCCTGATGCCTATCCATGGTCGCCAAATGCTAGTTCCCAGCAACACATCTCCTTGCTTACTATAGTCATGACCCTCTTGTCAACCTTGACATTCATGTTTGCATATGCCTAA
- the LOC115992434 gene encoding COBRA-like protein 1 isoform X2: MTGGQATDQGDCSRFKTNIPHCCKKTPKIVDLLPGTPYNQQIANCCKGGVLSSWVQDPANAAGSFQLSVGSAGTSNKTVRVPKNFTLKAPGPGYTCGPAKVVRPTKFITADKRRATQALMTWNVTCTYSQFLAQKAPTCCVSLSAFYNDTIVQCPKCACGCQNNITQPGSCVEAGSPYLASVVSGSSKNSYTPLVQCTSHMCPIRVHWHVKLNYKEYWRVKITVTNFDYRMNYSDWNIVVQHPNFSNLTQTFSFDYKSLTPYGDINDTAMLWGIKFYNDFLMQAGPLGNVQSEVLFRKDATFTFDKGWAFPRRVYFNGDNCVMPPPDAYPWSPNASSQQHISLLTIVMTLLSTLTFMFAYA; this comes from the exons ATGACAGGAGGCCAAGCCACAGACCAAGGGGATTGTTCTCGATTTAAAACGAACATCCCACATTGCTGTAAGAAAACCCCAAAGATTGTGGATCTATTGCCTGGAACACCTTACAACCAGCAGATTGCAAATTGTTGCAAAGGGGGTGTACTCAGCTCATGGGTGCAAGATCCAGCTAATGCGGCAGGTTCATTTCAGCTCAGCGTTGGTTCAGCTGGAACCTCCAACAAAACAGTCAGAGTGCCTAAAAACTTCACTCTGAAAGCTCCAGGACCTGGTTATACATGTGGACCTGCAAAAGTTGTTAGACCCACTAAATTTATTACAGCAGATAAAAGGAGAGCCACACAAGCTTTGA TGACATGGAATGTTACATGCACATATTCGCAATTTCTAGCTCAAAAAGCTCCTACTTGCTGTGTCTCACTCTCAGCCTTCTATAATGACACAATAGTACAGTGCCCAAAATGTGCATGTGGTTGCCAAAACAACATAACCCAGCCAGGGAGCTGTGTTGA GGCAGGTTCGCCATATCTAGCTTCAGTTGTTTCCGGTTCTAGCAAGAACAGCTATACGCCTCTGGTTCAATGTACAAGTCATATGTGCCCAATCCGAGTCCACTGGCATGTTAAGCTTAACTATAAAGAATACTGGCGGGTGAAGATCACAGTTACAAACTTCGATTACAGGATGAACTATTCAGATTGGAACATAGTTGTTCAACACcccaattttagcaatttgacCCAGACTTTCAGCTTTGACTACAAGTCATTAACACCTTATGGAGATATCA ATGATACTGCCATGCTATGGGGAATTAAGTTCTACAACGATTTTCTCATGCAAGCTGGCCCTCTTGGTAATGTTCAGTCAGAGGTACTTTTTCGGAAGGATGCGACTTTCACTTTTGACAAGGGTTGGGCTTTCCCTCGAAGGGTTTATTTCAACGGTGATAATTGCGTCATGCCACCTCCTGATGCCTATCCATGGTCGCCAAATGCTAGTTCCCAGCAACACATCTCCTTGCTTACTATAGTCATGACCCTCTTGTCAACCTTGACATTCATGTTTGCATATGCCTAA
- the LOC115992435 gene encoding COBRA-like protein 4: MRFFVSAFFFLVLLTYTAAYDPLDPNGNVTIKWDIMSWTPDGYVAVVTLNNFQMYRHIMSPGWTLGWTWAKKEVIWSMVGAQATEQGDCSKFKGDIPHCCKKIPIVVDLLPGVPYNQQFTNCCKGGVVAAWGQDPTAAVSAFQLSVGLAGTSNKTVKLPKNFTLLGPGPGYTCGPAKVVPSTAFLTPDRRRKTQALMTWNVTCTYSQFLARKNPSCCVSFSSFYNDTITPCPFCACGCQNKNKCVKSDSKILQMKGINTPKKDNTPLLQCTHHMCPVRVHWHVKQNYKDYWRVKLAVTNFNYRMNYTLWSLVVQHPNLNNVTQVFSFDYKPLVPYESINDTGMFYGMKYYNDLLMEAGPFGNIQSEVLLQKDKNTFTFKQGWAFPRKVYFNGDECMLPPPDTYPHLPNSAPKSLLALSTLISSLIFLLISIW, encoded by the exons ATGAGATTTTTTGTCTCCGCTTTCTTCTTCCTTGTGTTGCTTACTTATACAG CTGCATATGATCCCTTGGATCCAAATGGGAACGTTACAATTAAATGGGATATCATGTCTTGGACCCCAGATGGCTATGTG GCGGTTGTAACATTGAACAATTTCCAAATGTACCGCCACATAATGAGTCCAGGTTGGACCTTAGGATGGACATGGGCTAAGAAGGAAGTGATATGGTCCATGGTAGGGGCTCAAGCCACTGAACAAGGAGACTGTTCCAAATTCAAAGGTGACATACCTCATTgttgcaagaaaattccaatagTTGTAGATCTGCTCCCTGGTGTCCCTTACAACCAGCAATTCACAAATTGCTGCAAAGGTGGTGTGGTGGCAGCATGGGGTCAAGATCCAACTGCTGCTGTCTCAGCCTTCCAATTGAGTGTTGGGCTAGCGGGTACTTCAAACAAGACAGTGAAACTTCCCAAGAACTTCACCTTGTTAGGTCCAGGGCCAGGGTACACCTGTGGCCCTGCTAAGGTTGTGCCTTCTACCGCTTTCCTCACACCAGACCGCCGCCGTAAGACTCAGGCACTGA TGACATGGAACGTGACCTGCACTTATTCCCAGTTTCTTGCCAGGAAAAACCCAAGTTGTTGTGTTTCTTTCTCATCCTTCTACAATGACACAATCACTCCTTGCCCCTTTTGTGCTTGTGGTTGCCAGAACAAGAACAAGTGTGTCAA GAGCGACTCTAAAATTCTTCAAATGAAGGGAATAAACACTCCGAAGAAAGACAACACACCACTGTTGCAATGCACACACCACATGTGCCCTGTCCGGGTGCATTGGCATGTGAAGCAAAATTATAAGGACTATTGGCGTGTGAAGCTTGCTGTTACAAACTTCAACTATCGGATGAACTACACGCTTTGGAGTCTAGTTGTTCAGCATCCAAATCTCAACAATGTGACACAAGTTTTCAGCTTTGATTACAAACCTCTTGTTCCCTACGAATCTATAA ATGACACAGGTATGTTCTACGGCATGAAATACTATAATGACTTACTCATGGAAGCTGGACCATTTGGTAACATTCAGTCAGAGGTGCTTCTTCAAAAGGACAAGAACACTTTCACCTTCAAGCAAGGATGGGCATTTCCTCGCAAAGTTTACTTCAATGGTGATGAGTGCATGCTGCCCCCACCCGATACATACCCACATCTGCCTAATTCTGCCCCTAAAAGCCTACTTGCCTTATCAACATTGATTTCTTCATTGATTTTCTTGTTGATATCTATCTGGTGA